Proteins co-encoded in one Nicotiana sylvestris chromosome 7, ASM39365v2, whole genome shotgun sequence genomic window:
- the LOC138874026 gene encoding uncharacterized protein, with amino-acid sequence MPTTKLAKWQILLSEFDIIYVTQKAVKEKALADHLAENPVCGEYEPLKMYFPDEEVFFVGEYITETYDGCRMFFDGEANFKGVGIGAVLVSKIGQHYPVSTKLRFSCTNNMAEYEACILGLRLAIDMNVQELLVIGDSDLLVHQVLGEWATKNTKILPYLHYVQELMKRFTKIEFKHVLRIQNEFDNALDTLSSMIQHPDKGFIDPILVGIQSQSAYYAHVEEETDGKPWFHGIKEYLAKVEYPEHASHT; translated from the coding sequence ATGCCTACAACGaagttagcaaaatggcagatactactaagtgagttcgacatcatctatgtaactcagaaggcggttAAAGAGAAAGCATTGGCGGATCATCTTGCAGAAAATCCTGTATGTGGAGAATATGAACcactgaaaatgtattttcccgatgaagaggtatttTTCGTAGGAGAATATATCACCGAAACATATGATGGTTgtagaatgttcttcgatggagaggcaaacttcaaaggagtaggTATTGGAGCTGTCTTAGTATCAAAAATAGGTCAACACTATCCAGTATCTACAAAGCTCAGATTCtcgtgtaccaacaacatggcagaatacgaggcctgcatcttaggactcaggttagccattgacatgaatgttcaggAACTACtggtaattggagattcagaccttTTGGTACATCAGGTTCTAGGAGAATGGGCTACAAAGAATACCAAGATATTACCATATTTGCACTATGTGCAAGAGTTGatgaagagattcacaaagatagaattcaagcaTGTTTTGAGGATTCAGAATGAGTTCGACAATGCATTGGATACTTtatcttccatgatacaacacccagacaAGGGTTTCATCGACCCTATCCTGGTAGGAATCCAAAGTCAGTCGGCTTattatgctcatgttgaagaagaaaccgATGGAAAGCCATGGTTCCACGGCATCAAAGAATATCTAGCAAAAGTGGAATACCCGGAACACGCAAGTCATACTTAG